Proteins encoded within one genomic window of Paramisgurnus dabryanus chromosome 11, PD_genome_1.1, whole genome shotgun sequence:
- the fzd10 gene encoding frizzled-10, translating to MFFGTVGLGALALLCVAGVSFAISSIDPDRPGEGRCQEIAIPLCKDIGYNLTVMPNLMGHEDQGEAAIKLHEFAPLIGIGCHSHLKFFLCSLYAPMCTEQVSTPIPACRVMCEQARQKCSPIMEHFNFRWPESLDCSKLPNKNDPHNLCMEAPNNGTDEPLKGSHTQPPDSRPPRPGNSQDLPIKERVGKTTCSNPGKFHYVQKSESCAPKCYPNVDVYWSQGDKRFSMVWIAIWSILCFISSAFTVLTFLIDPQRFKYPERPIIFLSMSYCVYSVGFLIRLFVGVENVACDRDTGVQYIIQEGLESTGCTIVFLILYYFGMASSLWWVILTLTWFLAAGKKWGHEAIEANSSYFHLAAWAIPAIKTIMILVMRKVAGDELTGVCYVGSMDVKALTGFVLIPLSCYLIIGTSFLLSGFVALFHIRKVMKTEGENTDKLEKLMVRIGVFSVLYTVPATCVIACYFYERLNMDYWKILASEQKCVEDGKSGEECVMKTSIPAVEIFMVKIFMLLVVGITSGMWIWTSKTLQSWQNVFSRKLKKKTRRKAACVFTGSGPYLKPHPALKGHKTKYEPAGPPATCV from the coding sequence atgttttttggcaCTGTTGGACTGGGCGCTCTCGCGCTGCTGTGTGTGGCTGGAGTTTCTTTTGCTATCAGCTCCATAGACCCCGACCGTCCCGGAGAAGGAAGGTGCCAGGAGATCGCTATCCCACTCTGCAAGGACATTGGCTACAACTTGACAGTCATGCCGAACTTAATGGGACACGAGGATCAAGGCGAGGCAGCCATCAAGCTGCATGAGTTTGCGCCGCTGATCGGGATCGGCTGCCACAGCCATCTGAAGTTTTTCTTATGCTCGCTCTATGCTCCCATGTGCACGGAGCAGGTATCCACACCCATCCCAGCGTGCAGAGTGATGTGCGAGCAAGCTCGGCAGAAGTGTTCTCCGATCATGGAGCATTTTAACTTCCGCTGGCCAGAGTCGCTGGACTGCTCCAAGCTGCCGAACAAAAATGACCCCCATAACCTATGCATGGAGGCACCTAACAATGGCACAGACGAGCCCCTGAAGGGCTCCCACACTCAGCCACCTGACTCCAGACCACCTCGTCCAGGTAACAGTCAAGATCTGCCCATTAAGGAGAGGGTCGGTAAGACGACATGCAGTAACCCTGGAAAGTTTCATTATGTGCAGAAGAGCGAGTCGTGTGCCCCTAAATGTTACCCCAATGTTGATGTATACTGGAGCCAAGGCGACAAGCGTTTCTCTATGGTGTGGATCGCCATCTGGTCCATCCTGTGCTTTATCTCTAGCGCCTTTACCGTACTCACCTTCCTCATTGACCCCCAGCGCTTCAAATACCCCGAACGTCCCATCATCTTCCTCTCTATGTCTTACTGTGTCTACTCAGTGGGCTTTCTTATAAGACTTTTTGTTGGGGTCGAAAACGTGGCCTGTGATCGCGACACTGGCGTGCAGTACATCATCCAAGAAGGCTTGGAGAGCACAGGATGCACCATAGTCTTCCTTATTCTGTACTATTTTGGGATGGCCAGTTCTTTGTGGTGGGTCATTCTTACTCTTACGTGGTTCCTGGCAGCTGGGAAAAAATGGGGCCACGAGGCCATCGAAGCCAACAGCAGCTACTTTCATCTGGCGGCATGGGCTATACCAGCCATTAAGACCATCATGATCCTGGTTATGAGGAAGGTGGCAGGAGATGAGCTCACAGGGGTGTGCTACGTTGGCAGCATGGATGTCAAAGCCTTGACCGGTTTCGTTCTTATTCCCCTCTCTTGCTACCTCATCATCGGCACTTCCTTTTTGCTCTCAGGGTTCGTGGCACTTTTTCACATCCGCAAGGTTATGAAGACAGAAGGAGAGAACACAGATAAGCTGGAGAAGCTGATGGTCAGGATCGGCGTCTTCTCGGTTCTTTACACGGTTCCTGCCACTTGTGTCATCGCTTGCTATTTTTACGAGCGACTTAACATGGATTATTGGAAGATTCTCGCAAGTGAGCAGAAGTGCGTTGAGGATGGTAAGAGCGGCGAGGAGTGCGTGATGAAGACCTCCATTCCGGCTGTGGAGATCTTCATGGTTAAAATTTTCATGTTGCTTGTGGTTGGCATCACCAGCGGCATGTGGATCTGGACCTCCAAAACGCTCCAGTCTTGGCAGAACGTTTTCAGCCGCAAACTGAAGAAAAAGACCAGGAGAAAGGCTGCGTGTGTTTTTACGGGCAGTGGTCCTTACCTCAAGCCTCATCCTGCGCTGAAAGGACATAAAACCAAGTATGAACCAGCAGGTCCTCCTGCCACATGTGTATGA